In Exiguobacterium sp. 9-2, the genomic window GGCAGCAACTCGAAAGATTTCGTTTTTCATGACACGTTTAGACTGGGCAGGGCGTACGAGCTCTCAAGCAGCATGTCGTGAGGAACGGTATGCATTTTTTGAGCGCATCATGGAAGAGACCGGACGCTCGCGTCTTGTTCTCGCCCATCATCAAGATGATCAAATCGAGACGTTGCTCATTCAGCTCGTTCGAGGAGAAGCACAAGTTGATGGGATTCCTGTCATTCGTCCGTTTGGTAACGGCTGGTTACATCGACCGTTACTACATGAATCGAAGCAAGCATTACTCGATTATGCATGGCAACATGAGGTACCGTGGCGAGAGGATGCATCAAATGCAGAAACGACCTATTTACGAAATCAAATTCGGCATAAGATTCTTCCGCCACTACGAGACATTCGTCCTGGTTTTGAACAGGCAACAGCAGCAGCAGCACATGCGCGACAGCAAATCATGCGTGAGCAGGCAACATTCGTCGCAACCTATCTCGACCGGTGTAAGGAAACAAACGGAATTCCGGTCGCACGTATTTTAGAATTGCCGACGGATTTACAACGGCTCGTCTTGCCGACGTTAACGGGCGATACGTTTTCTTCCGAAACGATTCGTCACTTTGTTACATGGCTTCGGGTGGATAAGGGCTCGGACGAAGTGTATTATGGAAACTGGAGGATGCGACGTGCATATGGCTTTTTGATGCAAGATCGTGTGATACGGTCAATGAATGACGATTTACCGTTTCAAGTAGGGGAGAATTTGGGAACGTATCATTATGGTGAACAAATGCTTCGCTTCTCAATTGGAGCGCACGGGATCCCACTGGACGCGATTACGTTTCCGTTGACGGTACGTCCGCCACGTCCGGGAGATCGGATTCAACTTGCTGTTGGTTCGAAAAAAGTCAGTCGAATTCTGATTGATGCGAAGGTTCCACGTTATCTCCGGGAACAAGTGCCGGTCGTCGTCGATGCAAATGGAGTGATTTTAGCCGTCATTGGACATCGAATTGCAATATTCGGGTCATTTGAACTCCTCGCAAAATCTTATTTAATGATAGAATGGTAATGTAGTGTTTATTATGGAGGAGGAATACCTAGCATGACCTTGATGAACGATATGGAAAAAGTATTGATTTCAGAAGAAGAGATCCAAAATAAAGTGGGCGAACTCGCCGGCGATTTGACAGCGGATTATCACGATCGTTTTCCGTTGCTTGTGTGTGTCTTAAAAGGCGCAATGCCTTTCATGTCCGATCTTGTCAAAAAGATGGATATGCACCTTGAAATGGACTTCATGGACGTTTCGACGTATCACGGTGGGACAACATCAACCGGTGAAGTCAAGATTGAAAAAGATTTGAACACATCGGTAGAAGGACGCGACATCTTGATTGTCGAAGATATCATCGACAGCGGATTGACGCTTGGTTACCTCGTAGACCTCTTCAAGTACCGGAAAGCGAAGTCCGTTAAAATCGTGACATTGCTCGACAAACCGACAGGACGGAAAAATGATTTGCATGCAGATTACAGCGGCTTCGTCATTCCACACGAATTCGTCGTCGGGTATGGTCTGGATTACGAAGAGAAATACCGTAACCTTCCGTATGTAGGTGTCTTGAAACCTGCAGTCTACGGTGGCTAATTATTTTTAATCTCGTCTGTCCCATGATAAGATGAAACCAATTACAAAGCGCGCCCTGTCGCGCCAGGATTCGTATTCATCCATTAGAAAAACGAGATGGATGCGGAGAGGAGGCATAAGATGAACCGAGCAGTGAAGAATACCCTCGTGTTTGGGGTCATTTTTCTAGCTTTGATCTTGTTTCTGCAATACTTGCAGAGTCCAGTGAACAAAAGCAAAGAAATCAATTACACACAGTTTGTCGAGTCTGTTGAAAAAGGTGAAATCAAGACGGCTACCTTCCAGTATGAAGGCCAGACGTATAATGTGACAGGAGATTTGCGTGCAAAAGATTCGACGTATGAAACAGTCGTACCGGCTGTTGATACGGAACTAACGGATCTCTACACGCAATTGAAAAGCCAAGGAGTCAAGATGGACTTCAAGGCAGCAGAAACGAATGGTGGTTGGATCGCGTTACTAACGACGATCGTTCCATTCATCATCATCTTCATCCTCTTCTTCTTCTTGATTAATCAAGCACAAGGTGGCGGTGGTGGCGGTCGCGTCATGAACTTCGGGAAATCGAAGGCACGCCTCTACGATACAGAGAAGAAAAAGATTACGTTTGATGATGTAGCCGGCGCAGACGAAGAGAAACAAGAACTCGTCGAAGTCGTCGAATTCTTAAAAGATCCGCGTAAATTCGCGAAGCTCGGTGCCCGTATTCCGAAAGGGGTTCTCCTCGTGGGTCCTCCAGGTACAGGTAAAACGTTGCTCGCGCGTGCTGCAGCTGGTGAAGCTGGCGTACCATTCTTCTCGATTTCAGGTTCTGACTTCGTTGAGATGTTCGTTGGTGTCGGGGCATCACGTGTTCGTGACTTGTTCGAAAACGCGAAGAAAAACGCACCATGTATCATCTTCATTGATGAAATCGATGCTGTCGGTCGTCAACGGGGCGCAGGTCTCGGTGGTGGACATGATGAGCGTGAGCAGACATTGAACCAACTTCTCGTCGAGATGGATGGATTCAGTGAAAACGAAGGCATCATCATGATCGCAGCAACGAACCGTGCTGATATTCTTGACCCTGCGTTACTCCGTCCAGGTCGTTTTGACCGTCAAATCACGGTTGATCGTCCAGATGTCGTCGGTCGTGAAGCAGTCTTGAAAGTACACGCGCGGAACAAACCGCTTGATTCAACGGTTGATTTAAAAGCCATCGCACAACGGACGCCTGGCTTCTCGGGTGCGGATCTTGAAAACCTTCTAAACGAAGCAGCACTTGTTGCCGCTCGGGCAGATCGTGATAAGGTCTCGATCGTTGATCTCGAAGAAGCGATTGACCGTGTTATCGCTGGACCAGCGAAGAAGAGCCGGATCATCTCGCCGAAAGAGAAAAAGATCGTCGCATGGCATGAAGCTGGACATACGATCATCGGTGTCACGCTCGACGATGCGGACGAAGTACACAAAGTAACAATCGTTCCTCGTGGTAACGCGGGCGGATACGTCGTCATGTTGCCAAAAGAAGATCGTTACTTCATGACGAAGCCGGAACTCGAAGATAAGATTACTGGATTGCTCGGTGGTCGCGTTGCAGAGGACATCGTCTTCGGAGAAGTCTCGACTGGAGCAAGCAATGACTTCCAGCGTGCGACAGGTCTTGCACGGAAAATGGTCATGGAGTTCGGAATGAGTGAAAAACTCGGACCGCTTCAATTCGGATCAGGTCAAAGCGGTAACGTCTTCCTCGGCCGTGATTTCCAAAACGAACAGAATTACTCGGATGCGATTGCACACGAGATCGATACGGAAATCCAAGCGATCATCAACCGCTGTTACCAAAAAGCGAAAGATATCTTGACTGAGAAACGCGATCAGCTCGACTTGATTGCAACGACGTTGCTTGAAGTCGAAACACTTGATCAAAAACAAATTCACCATCTCTTAGAGACAGGCGAATACAAAAAACATGAACCAGAAGCAACGACTCCAAAAGCAGAAGAGAAAGCACCGGAATCGACAGATGCAACCGTCGATCAACCGACAGAGTCTCCAACGCAAATGGGTTCAGTCGTTGACGAAGGACAAAATGTAGATACGGATACACCAGATACGCCGCGTCGCGACGATCAAGTGTAAACGGATGGAACGGATTCGATCTCGCATCGAATCCGTTCTTTTTTGTTACAGATCGAGCGAATACACATCGGTAGGTGTGACCATACGAGCATGGTATAATCACAACGTATATCATTCCGAGCGTGAAACGACGGAATATAAAAAAAAGCATGAAAATCGAGAAGAAGCGGGGAAATAAGCAAATGATTTTAGTCATCGATGTCGGAAATACGAATATCGTCTTAGGTGTCTATCAAGGACAAGAGTTGATCGAGCATTGGCGGATTGCGACAGACCGGACACGGACGACGGACGAATACGGTATGCTCGTCAAAGCGTTGTTTCGTGACGCAGAGCTAAACGTGGAAGAAATCGAGGGAATCGTGTTATCATCTGTCGTACCCCCCGTCGTGTTTCCACTAGAAAATATGTGTGTGCGTTACTTTAAACGCCGTCCGTTTTTGATTGGACCAGGAATCAAGACAGGACTCGATTTAAAAGTCGATAATCCACGGGAAGTGGGAGCCGATCGAATCGTCAATGCAGTAGCGGCGACGGCGAAATACGAGGGACCGATGATCATCGTCGATTTTGGAACAGCGACGACGTACTGTTACATCGATGCACAAAAACGGTATTACGGTGGCATCATCTCACCGGGTGTGATGGTTGCGACCGAGGCACTCTATAATAAGGCAGCAAAATTGCCGCGAATTGAAATTGCGAAACCGCAGTCAACCATCGGACGAAATACGATCCATGCGATGCAATCGGGTACGTATTTCGGATATGTGGCGCAGGTGGACGGACTCGTTCACCGGATGAAAGAAGAAATGGGTGAAGCGAAGGTCATTGCGACCGGTGGTTTAGCCCGACTAATCAGCGAGGAATCCACGATGATTGAGATCGTCGATCCATTCTTGACATTAGATGGATTACGGATTATCTACGAACGAAATAAGTGAGGGATTAAGATGAAACGGGAAGAATTATTAGCACAATTAAAAGATGACTATTTAGTACGGGCGTTAGGCTTCAACGGAGAAGTTCGTGCATTTGCGATCCGTTCGACAAAAACGGTCTATGAAGCACAACTTCGTCACCAGACGACACCGGTCGTCACGGCAGCGCTCGGTCGGACACTAACAATCGGCGCGATGATGGGTACGATGCAAAAAGGCGATACACGTGTCACATTAAAAGTCGAAGGCGATGGACCAATCGGAAAAATCATCGTCGATGCCGATGCAAAAGGGGTCGTTCGTGGATATGTCAGTCGTCCCCGCGTCGAGATGGATACGTACGTCAATGCAGACGGTCTGACGAAATTAAAAGTCGGTGAAGCGGTCGGTCGCGGAAACATCTCTGTCATCAAGGATCTCGGGTTGCGTGACTTTGTCGGTGGTCAATCTCCGATTCAAACCGGTGAGATCAGCGAAGACTTCACGTATTACTTCGCTGTATCGGAACAAAGTCCATCAGTCGTTGGAGCTGGCGTTCTCGTTTACCCAGAAGACGAATCGGTCATTGCAGCAGGTGGGTTGATCGTTCAATTGATGCCGGGTGCATCGGAAGAGACGATCGCAGCGCTTGAAAAACGTGTCGGAGCTCTTAAACCAATCTCCATTCTCGTCGGTGAGGAAAAAACACCCGAAGAAATGTTAGAACTCGTTCTCGGTGACTACGAACATCTTGATACGATTCCGGTGTCATTCGAATGTACGTGTGACCGCGACAAATTAGCAACAGCGATTATTGCCCTTGGACCAGATGAGATTCAAGCGATGATTGATGAAGATGGTGGCGCGGAAGCTGTTTGTCACTTCTGTTCAGAGCATTATCACTATGATGTTCCAGAATTAGAGGAACTTCGCGAAAAATCACTCGAAAGAGCATAAGAGGGATCCGATATGGGGAATGTACAACCTAAGTACTTGTGGATGTTGATCTTCATCTTATTG contains:
- the tilS gene encoding tRNA lysidine(34) synthetase TilS is translated as MEGVPFEPLLVGVSGGCDSMVLVDRLYREGYDIAIAHVHHGLREASDEEAHFIEDWAATRKISFFMTRLDWAGRTSSQAACREERYAFFERIMEETGRSRLVLAHHQDDQIETLLIQLVRGEAQVDGIPVIRPFGNGWLHRPLLHESKQALLDYAWQHEVPWREDASNAETTYLRNQIRHKILPPLRDIRPGFEQATAAAAHARQQIMREQATFVATYLDRCKETNGIPVARILELPTDLQRLVLPTLTGDTFSSETIRHFVTWLRVDKGSDEVYYGNWRMRRAYGFLMQDRVIRSMNDDLPFQVGENLGTYHYGEQMLRFSIGAHGIPLDAITFPLTVRPPRPGDRIQLAVGSKKVSRILIDAKVPRYLREQVPVVVDANGVILAVIGHRIAIFGSFELLAKSYLMIEW
- the hpt gene encoding hypoxanthine phosphoribosyltransferase is translated as MTLMNDMEKVLISEEEIQNKVGELAGDLTADYHDRFPLLVCVLKGAMPFMSDLVKKMDMHLEMDFMDVSTYHGGTTSTGEVKIEKDLNTSVEGRDILIVEDIIDSGLTLGYLVDLFKYRKAKSVKIVTLLDKPTGRKNDLHADYSGFVIPHEFVVGYGLDYEEKYRNLPYVGVLKPAVYGG
- the ftsH gene encoding ATP-dependent zinc metalloprotease FtsH; the protein is MNRAVKNTLVFGVIFLALILFLQYLQSPVNKSKEINYTQFVESVEKGEIKTATFQYEGQTYNVTGDLRAKDSTYETVVPAVDTELTDLYTQLKSQGVKMDFKAAETNGGWIALLTTIVPFIIIFILFFFLINQAQGGGGGGRVMNFGKSKARLYDTEKKKITFDDVAGADEEKQELVEVVEFLKDPRKFAKLGARIPKGVLLVGPPGTGKTLLARAAAGEAGVPFFSISGSDFVEMFVGVGASRVRDLFENAKKNAPCIIFIDEIDAVGRQRGAGLGGGHDEREQTLNQLLVEMDGFSENEGIIMIAATNRADILDPALLRPGRFDRQITVDRPDVVGREAVLKVHARNKPLDSTVDLKAIAQRTPGFSGADLENLLNEAALVAARADRDKVSIVDLEEAIDRVIAGPAKKSRIISPKEKKIVAWHEAGHTIIGVTLDDADEVHKVTIVPRGNAGGYVVMLPKEDRYFMTKPELEDKITGLLGGRVAEDIVFGEVSTGASNDFQRATGLARKMVMEFGMSEKLGPLQFGSGQSGNVFLGRDFQNEQNYSDAIAHEIDTEIQAIINRCYQKAKDILTEKRDQLDLIATTLLEVETLDQKQIHHLLETGEYKKHEPEATTPKAEEKAPESTDATVDQPTESPTQMGSVVDEGQNVDTDTPDTPRRDDQV
- a CDS encoding type III pantothenate kinase, whose protein sequence is MILVIDVGNTNIVLGVYQGQELIEHWRIATDRTRTTDEYGMLVKALFRDAELNVEEIEGIVLSSVVPPVVFPLENMCVRYFKRRPFLIGPGIKTGLDLKVDNPREVGADRIVNAVAATAKYEGPMIIVDFGTATTYCYIDAQKRYYGGIISPGVMVATEALYNKAAKLPRIEIAKPQSTIGRNTIHAMQSGTYFGYVAQVDGLVHRMKEEMGEAKVIATGGLARLISEESTMIEIVDPFLTLDGLRIIYERNK
- the hslO gene encoding Hsp33 family molecular chaperone HslO is translated as MKREELLAQLKDDYLVRALGFNGEVRAFAIRSTKTVYEAQLRHQTTPVVTAALGRTLTIGAMMGTMQKGDTRVTLKVEGDGPIGKIIVDADAKGVVRGYVSRPRVEMDTYVNADGLTKLKVGEAVGRGNISVIKDLGLRDFVGGQSPIQTGEISEDFTYYFAVSEQSPSVVGAGVLVYPEDESVIAAGGLIVQLMPGASEETIAALEKRVGALKPISILVGEEKTPEEMLELVLGDYEHLDTIPVSFECTCDRDKLATAIIALGPDEIQAMIDEDGGAEAVCHFCSEHYHYDVPELEELREKSLERA